The following are encoded in a window of Thermoanaerobaculia bacterium genomic DNA:
- a CDS encoding efflux RND transporter periplasmic adaptor subunit → MIQRIFFFISLLFLLSLSACKEQVSEAAVPESRITRVVTAMPVIQDYDETFTVAGDIRPYLDVTVSAQLSEVVTRLEVDLGTRVKEGDLLIRLDDKLLQQQVDEGEANRIQKLANLTKTEQLYEKKAAPQQQYIAAKTNYDMAEARLEQVKTQLERTRILSPISGMVVEKHAERGELVVPGQPLLRIVNIDRLKVYANLSETDVPFISRGDKARIKIFTFPDHPVEGTVHFVSEVLDPDTRTLPVEILCTNPGNRFAAGMVADVTFVRRHLEQVPVVPADAVVTRKGVEGIWLVENGRAVFRQVRVGTPRDNSIPVLEGISGSDPIVVVGQRLLEEGESVQVSPAP, encoded by the coding sequence ATGATCCAGAGAATCTTCTTTTTCATCTCTCTTCTCTTTCTGCTGAGTCTTTCGGCATGCAAGGAACAGGTTTCCGAAGCTGCGGTTCCCGAATCGCGGATCACCCGTGTCGTGACAGCCATGCCTGTCATACAGGACTATGATGAAACCTTTACTGTAGCGGGGGATATCCGGCCTTACCTCGATGTGACGGTTTCAGCTCAACTATCCGAGGTCGTCACCCGCCTCGAGGTAGACCTTGGCACCCGGGTAAAAGAAGGGGACCTTCTTATCCGACTCGACGACAAACTCCTCCAGCAGCAGGTTGACGAAGGGGAAGCCAACCGGATCCAGAAGCTTGCCAACCTGACAAAGACTGAGCAGCTTTATGAAAAAAAGGCTGCCCCTCAGCAGCAATACATAGCCGCAAAGACCAATTACGACATGGCGGAGGCCAGGCTTGAACAGGTGAAGACCCAACTGGAACGAACCCGAATTCTCTCCCCCATTTCCGGAATGGTCGTAGAGAAACATGCGGAACGGGGAGAGCTGGTCGTCCCGGGCCAGCCGCTCCTTCGCATCGTAAATATCGATCGTCTTAAAGTCTATGCCAATTTGTCCGAGACCGATGTTCCCTTCATATCAAGAGGGGACAAAGCCCGGATCAAGATTTTCACGTTTCCAGATCACCCCGTAGAAGGAACCGTCCATTTCGTCTCTGAAGTATTGGATCCGGATACCCGAACCCTTCCCGTGGAGATTCTCTGCACAAATCCGGGAAATCGTTTTGCCGCAGGAATGGTAGCCGACGTCACCTTTGTCAGGCGCCACCTCGAGCAGGTCCCCGTCGTTCCTGCCGATGCCGTCGTGACCCGAAAGGGAGTGGAGGGCATCTGGCTTGTAGAAAATGGCCGGGCGGTATTTCGACAGGTACGCGTGGGTACACCCCGGGACAACTCCATTCCGGTCCTGGAAGGTATAAGCGGTTCCGATCCCATCGTCGTTGTGGGACAACGGCTTCTCGAAGAGGGAGAAAGCGTTCAGGTCTCGCCGGCTCCATGA
- a CDS encoding PspC domain-containing protein: MKRIHRSISDRFFAGVCGGLGETFDLDPTLIRLLFVFLAFVSGFCPLLITYLVAWIIIPRASTPEREAAE, from the coding sequence GTGAAAAGGATTCACCGTTCTATAAGCGACCGATTTTTTGCGGGGGTGTGTGGGGGACTGGGAGAGACCTTCGACCTGGATCCTACCCTGATTCGACTTCTCTTTGTCTTTCTGGCGTTTGTCTCCGGTTTCTGCCCCCTTCTTATTACCTACCTGGTGGCCTGGATTATTATCCCAAGAGCTTCAACCCCGGAAAGAGAAGCGGCGGAGTAA
- a CDS encoding DUF302 domain-containing protein, producing the protein MDYYMSRRVSGTFSEIVDRIRLELKAEGFGVLTEIDVRSTLKKKLDVDYPNYIILGACNPPFAHKALMVEPPIGVLLPCNVVVRELPDQGIEVLAMDPVGAMAVVGRPEMSEIAQAVRSKIEAALNRLS; encoded by the coding sequence ATGGACTATTACATGAGCCGCAGGGTCAGCGGTACTTTTTCGGAGATCGTCGATCGAATCCGCCTCGAATTGAAAGCGGAAGGCTTCGGGGTACTCACCGAAATCGATGTCCGATCCACACTGAAAAAAAAGCTGGATGTCGACTATCCCAACTATATAATCCTGGGAGCCTGCAATCCTCCCTTTGCGCATAAAGCCTTGATGGTAGAACCTCCCATCGGTGTTCTGCTGCCCTGTAATGTCGTGGTCCGGGAATTGCCCGATCAGGGCATCGAAGTCCTGGCCATGGATCCCGTAGGCGCAATGGCTGTGGTAGGACGCCCGGAAATGAGTGAAATTGCTCAGGCGGTTCGCTCGAAGATTGAAGCAGCCCTGAACCGGCTGTCTTGA
- a CDS encoding LemA family protein, whose product MFAAFIVILILAVGIVFWLIGIFNALVRLRNQVKNSWSQIDVQLKRRHDLIPNLVETVKGYMHHERETLEAVTKARQQAISVTDSVADRARMENALSQTLRSLFAVAENYPDLKANQNFLALQEELTSTENKISFARQFYNDSVLQYNNKTEMFPSNIVAGMFNFTRSEFFEVEDAAEREAPKVAF is encoded by the coding sequence ATGTTCGCTGCTTTTATTGTCATCCTGATTCTTGCCGTAGGCATTGTCTTCTGGCTGATCGGAATTTTTAACGCCCTCGTGCGTCTGCGAAACCAGGTAAAAAATTCCTGGTCCCAGATCGACGTTCAGCTCAAGCGACGCCATGACCTCATTCCCAATCTGGTGGAAACGGTCAAAGGGTACATGCACCATGAACGGGAAACCCTGGAGGCTGTGACCAAAGCCCGCCAGCAGGCCATTTCGGTGACCGACAGCGTGGCGGACCGGGCCAGGATGGAAAACGCTCTGTCTCAGACGCTCCGGAGCCTCTTTGCCGTAGCGGAAAACTATCCTGACCTGAAGGCCAATCAGAACTTCCTGGCCCTGCAGGAGGAGCTGACATCCACGGAAAACAAGATCAGCTTTGCCCGCCAGTTTTACAATGATTCCGTCCTTCAGTACAACAACAAGACGGAAATGTTCCCGAGCAATATCGTTGCAGGAATGTTCAATTTCACCCGGTCGGAATTCTTCGAGGTGGAAGACGCCGCCGAGCGGGAGGCTCCCAAGGTCGCTTTCTGA
- a CDS encoding TlpA disulfide reductase family protein, whose product MKKLLLLLVIITFAIASFYFLNRSTGESTTSGTVQPGSGSSPSTSPNDFALESLEGKTVRLSDYDGKPVLVVFFATWCPPCRMEIPHLKKMHGDELVDILAVDIREPSSKVERFVKDQDIPYTVLLDEEGQVSNRFSVSSIPTTLLINPDGSIYKRITGFDPSIESIVSSWVNGRKSEA is encoded by the coding sequence ATGAAGAAGCTATTACTTTTACTCGTAATTATCACCTTTGCGATTGCATCGTTCTATTTTCTGAACCGCTCGACTGGAGAATCGACGACTTCCGGGACCGTTCAGCCCGGGTCCGGTTCATCGCCTTCAACATCACCCAACGACTTTGCGCTTGAAAGTCTGGAAGGAAAGACTGTCCGGCTTTCCGATTACGACGGCAAACCGGTCCTGGTCGTTTTCTTCGCAACCTGGTGCCCTCCCTGCCGCATGGAAATTCCTCATTTAAAAAAGATGCATGGAGACGAGCTTGTTGATATTCTTGCCGTGGATATTCGGGAGCCTTCCTCAAAAGTCGAGAGATTCGTAAAGGATCAGGACATCCCCTACACTGTGCTCCTCGACGAAGAGGGACAGGTCAGCAACAGGTTTTCGGTCAGTTCCATTCCCACGACTCTTTTGATCAATCCTGACGGTTCCATCTATAAGCGGATCACCGGGTTTGATCCCTCCATTGAATCGATCGTATCCTCCTGGGTGAACGGCCGAAAAAGCGAGGCGTGA
- a CDS encoding lysophospholipid acyltransferase family protein has translation MKLFRWSFVALFTILMGSLSFITAWFPPRGRSMNRLGRIWARGFLRAWGVTIQSSPIPPSPDPRIIMANHASLLDIPVLFAVLPDRFVFLAKHSLFRVPFLGWAMSAAGFIPVNRVDRSRAKETFRKAKERLEQGLSILVFPEETRGPGTELLPFKKGAFLLSRLTGARVLPVAIQGAASIITKDNHFMGPGTVRVRFGCEETLERGEDIETQMERLRKIMAELLSPRADAKES, from the coding sequence ATGAAATTATTTCGGTGGAGCTTTGTAGCTCTCTTCACGATTCTTATGGGAAGCCTGAGTTTTATTACGGCATGGTTCCCGCCCAGGGGACGGAGTATGAACCGGTTGGGCAGGATATGGGCTCGGGGCTTTCTCCGGGCCTGGGGTGTAACGATTCAATCCTCCCCCATCCCTCCTTCACCTGACCCGAGAATCATCATGGCCAACCACGCTTCACTCCTTGACATTCCCGTTCTCTTTGCGGTTCTTCCGGACCGGTTTGTTTTTCTCGCGAAGCATAGCCTGTTCCGTGTTCCTTTTCTGGGGTGGGCCATGTCTGCCGCCGGGTTTATCCCGGTAAACCGGGTGGATCGCTCCCGGGCAAAGGAGACTTTCCGGAAGGCAAAGGAGAGACTGGAACAGGGGCTTTCCATTCTGGTCTTTCCGGAGGAAACCCGTGGGCCTGGAACGGAGCTTCTCCCCTTTAAAAAGGGTGCATTCCTCCTTTCCCGACTCACGGGGGCAAGGGTTCTGCCCGTCGCTATTCAGGGAGCGGCCTCCATCATCACGAAGGACAATCATTTCATGGGACCCGGAACTGTGCGCGTCCGTTTTGGATGTGAAGAGACTCTTGAACGGGGAGAGGACATCGAGACGCAGATGGAGCGGTTGCGAAAAATCATGGCTGAACTCCTGTCACCCCGGGCAGACGCAAAGGAAAGCTAA
- a CDS encoding TolC family protein, whose translation MLLALLFASTLTLNQAWEQAAHTNPTILETREYMREMDYAIEEARAQIFPKIDTQAVHSGNLNPGFLNSKDFEKILEEFPFEYQPEANYLYDLSLTLSQDLYTGGSIRTGLQAAQLAREVALTRARRASNEVYRDIAEAYTNLFLARESRRVHETNLEQQKVFLDQVRLRYDVGDATQLELLQARVALSSVYPELYHDDEQIALHEGKLRELLGEDPEFNPVLEELPHLEIRPAIEDLIPYALEHHPDVLELKQAIEETELREYLAASEAKPQASVRGGYGYSVSDLSNLGDPLYKAWNFEVRISLSLFDGFDRKYRKLQQASRRDQLAYRLEASKIRIDTTLTSLIKRLKALEEQLDANQTFHQQAQEALRTAEENFSLGAVTQLEVLDAQRQERQAQLSVLQSRFNVFMTRVTLLFEAGVPLYEE comes from the coding sequence ATGTTGCTCGCCCTACTCTTTGCCTCGACACTGACACTGAACCAGGCCTGGGAGCAAGCTGCCCATACGAACCCCACGATCCTGGAAACCCGGGAATATATGCGGGAAATGGATTATGCCATTGAAGAAGCCCGCGCGCAGATTTTTCCAAAAATCGATACGCAGGCGGTTCACTCCGGAAACTTGAACCCGGGTTTTCTCAACAGCAAGGACTTTGAGAAGATTCTGGAGGAATTTCCTTTTGAATACCAGCCGGAGGCAAACTACCTCTATGATCTCTCCCTAACCCTGAGCCAGGATCTGTACACGGGCGGGTCCATCCGGACCGGCTTGCAGGCCGCGCAGCTGGCCCGGGAGGTGGCTTTGACACGTGCAAGGCGTGCCAGCAACGAAGTGTACAGGGATATAGCCGAGGCTTACACAAATCTTTTCCTGGCCCGGGAGTCCCGGCGCGTTCATGAGACAAACCTGGAACAGCAGAAGGTTTTCCTGGATCAGGTTCGGCTGAGGTACGACGTGGGAGACGCCACCCAGCTGGAGCTTCTCCAGGCCCGGGTTGCCCTCTCTTCCGTTTATCCCGAACTCTATCATGACGACGAACAGATTGCCCTGCATGAGGGGAAGCTCCGGGAACTTCTCGGGGAAGACCCCGAATTCAACCCCGTCCTGGAAGAACTTCCCCATCTGGAGATTCGGCCTGCGATCGAGGACCTGATTCCTTATGCCCTGGAACACCATCCCGATGTCCTGGAGCTGAAGCAGGCAATCGAGGAGACCGAACTGCGCGAATACCTGGCCGCATCCGAAGCAAAACCCCAGGCGTCGGTGCGGGGCGGGTACGGTTACAGCGTGTCCGATCTCTCCAACCTTGGAGACCCCCTGTACAAAGCATGGAATTTCGAGGTGAGGATAAGCCTCTCCCTCTTTGATGGCTTCGATCGAAAATATCGAAAACTCCAGCAGGCTTCACGAAGAGATCAGCTGGCCTATCGCCTCGAAGCCTCTAAGATCCGGATTGACACAACACTGACCTCCCTCATCAAACGGTTGAAAGCATTGGAAGAACAGCTTGATGCCAACCAGACCTTCCACCAGCAGGCACAGGAAGCTCTTCGAACAGCAGAGGAAAATTTCAGCCTGGGAGCGGTAACCCAGCTGGAAGTCCTGGACGCCCAGCGCCAGGAACGACAGGCCCAGCTCTCCGTGCTTCAATCTCGATTCAATGTGTTTATGACCCGCGTTACGCTCCTCTTCGAAGCGGGTGTACCCCTTTACGAGGAATAA
- a CDS encoding zf-TFIIB domain-containing protein, with amino-acid sequence MKCPTCNVELIVVERLSIELDYCMGCRGFWFDREELSLLTRALDLPLDIPDIETLPGADVRERDRRCPRCSRKMDKVQMEGPTPVILDRCPEMHGLWFEEGELGRILDAPGANSGSEDKVVLNFLGEVFHPEGGSE; translated from the coding sequence ATGAAATGTCCGACCTGTAATGTGGAACTCATTGTTGTGGAGCGCCTGTCCATCGAACTGGATTACTGCATGGGATGCAGGGGATTCTGGTTCGACAGGGAGGAACTCAGCCTGCTTACCCGGGCCCTTGATCTCCCGCTTGACATTCCCGACATCGAAACCCTTCCCGGAGCAGATGTCCGTGAACGGGACCGCCGATGTCCCCGATGCTCCCGGAAGATGGACAAGGTACAGATGGAGGGACCCACTCCTGTTATTCTGGATCGTTGCCCGGAGATGCATGGACTCTGGTTCGAGGAAGGGGAGTTGGGCAGGATTCTGGATGCTCCCGGGGCCAATTCTGGATCGGAAGATAAAGTCGTGTTGAATTTTCTTGGAGAGGTCTTTCATCCAGAGGGTGGAAGTGAATAA
- a CDS encoding efflux RND transporter permease subunit codes for MKITDLAIKNRTTTFVLTLSIMLLGWISYVSLPREASPDIQIPFVLVQTFYSGVSPEDIESLITNKIETELQGIDKVKEIRSASQEGFSSISVEFEPNIDLDTALQKVRDGVNRAKPELPQDVDDPIVLEINFSTFPIMVVNMTAPISIDQLKDIGEDLSDLIETVPGVLRVDLAGGLTRQINIFVDPARLSNYRISLQDIVDTISDEHLNIPGGDLDVGDTNFLIRVPGELKLSDRFRDLVIKAHGSRVVRIGDVARVEYSFEKRSSYSRFNGEESISLMVRKRTGENIIEIADRVKTLLSDQQSALPEGLDITITSDESEMVHNMVRDLENNIISGLILVVLVLFVVMGFRNALLVGLAIPMSMLLSFMIIEFFGMTLNFVVLFSLILALGMLVDNAIVIVENIYRHREEGLSLIEAARKGTHEVGIAVFVSTLTTLAAFFPMVFWPGIMGEFMKYLPFTVIITLSSSLFVALVINPTICSTTMKITAQRKEQSSAFTDFYTQNLSWVLDHPRVTVMGFVAFLLLTLVLYPFLSHGTEFFPDVEPNFFLVDVNSPPGTSLEATDSVVRQVESAARELPDLESLTAASGAGAQSDFFTTSSQATDQGRVTVDLLDRKDRKQNSFRTLELMRERLKEIPGAEFKVESEQHGPPTGPPINVEISGEDYELLGSFAQEIRDILSTVKGVEDIRDDYDSGRPEIRVRVLRDKAAMLDLKTRDIASTIRTAIHGTDAGEFRVGTDEYDITVMWDESFRKGVQYLDGLIIHHEGKEIPLSNVAVLERTTGLVGIRHKNTKRVVTISADVAGRSHYAGLKDAQTAIASGLSLPAGYVISYTGENEEQEKTQVFISKALLYALILISLILITEFNSAALPLIILTSVIMSMAGVLWGLILTGHPFGILMTGIGIISLAGVVVNNAIVLLDYAEQLLLRGLSLREAVLTASTRRLRPVLLTAITTILGLIPLSTGLSFDFHTFTPDIGGEGSQWWGPMGMAVIFGLLFATALTLIMVPSLYFIIKKRAIETRKESEDL; via the coding sequence ATGAAGATCACCGATCTGGCGATCAAGAATCGCACAACAACCTTTGTCCTGACCCTCTCCATTATGCTTCTGGGGTGGATCTCCTATGTTTCCCTTCCCCGTGAAGCTTCTCCTGATATCCAGATTCCCTTTGTCCTGGTGCAGACGTTCTATTCCGGTGTCTCACCGGAGGATATCGAATCTCTGATCACGAATAAGATCGAGACGGAATTGCAGGGAATCGATAAAGTGAAGGAGATCCGATCCGCTTCCCAGGAAGGGTTTTCGTCCATCAGCGTGGAATTTGAGCCCAACATCGATCTCGACACCGCTCTGCAGAAAGTCAGAGATGGCGTAAACAGGGCAAAGCCGGAACTTCCCCAGGACGTGGATGATCCCATTGTCCTTGAAATCAACTTCTCCACCTTTCCTATCATGGTCGTCAACATGACGGCCCCCATTTCCATTGATCAGTTAAAAGATATCGGGGAAGACCTGTCCGATCTCATTGAAACGGTTCCCGGCGTGCTCCGTGTCGACCTGGCAGGAGGGTTGACGCGTCAAATCAACATCTTTGTTGATCCGGCCCGTCTGTCCAATTACCGCATCTCTCTGCAGGATATTGTCGATACGATCTCAGACGAACACCTCAATATCCCGGGCGGGGACCTGGATGTCGGGGATACGAACTTTCTTATCCGGGTTCCGGGAGAACTGAAGCTTTCTGATCGATTCCGTGACCTGGTAATTAAGGCTCACGGATCCCGTGTGGTTCGAATCGGAGATGTGGCACGGGTGGAATACAGTTTCGAGAAACGATCTTCCTACAGCCGATTTAATGGAGAGGAGAGTATCTCCCTCATGGTGAGGAAGCGGACAGGTGAAAACATCATCGAGATAGCCGATCGGGTGAAAACCCTCCTCTCGGATCAACAGTCAGCCCTTCCTGAAGGTCTGGACATCACGATCACCTCCGATGAATCGGAGATGGTTCACAATATGGTCCGAGACCTTGAGAACAACATCATCTCCGGATTGATCCTGGTCGTGCTGGTTCTCTTTGTCGTCATGGGATTCAGGAACGCGCTTCTTGTGGGGCTTGCCATTCCCATGTCCATGTTGCTTTCTTTTATGATTATCGAATTTTTCGGCATGACCCTGAATTTCGTCGTGCTCTTTTCGCTGATTTTAGCCCTCGGCATGCTTGTCGACAATGCTATCGTCATCGTCGAGAACATATACCGACACAGGGAGGAGGGGCTCTCCCTCATCGAGGCCGCACGGAAGGGAACTCACGAAGTGGGGATTGCTGTCTTTGTATCGACCCTGACGACTCTGGCCGCATTTTTCCCTATGGTTTTCTGGCCCGGAATTATGGGCGAATTCATGAAGTACCTGCCCTTTACCGTTATCATCACGCTGAGCAGTTCCCTCTTCGTGGCCCTGGTGATCAACCCGACAATCTGCTCAACAACCATGAAGATCACGGCACAGCGAAAAGAACAATCTTCAGCTTTCACAGATTTTTATACGCAAAATCTTTCGTGGGTACTGGACCATCCCCGCGTCACCGTGATGGGTTTTGTGGCCTTTCTCCTTCTGACCCTGGTCCTCTATCCCTTTCTGAGCCATGGAACCGAATTTTTCCCGGACGTGGAGCCGAATTTTTTCCTGGTTGATGTCAATTCCCCTCCTGGAACCAGCCTGGAAGCCACAGATTCCGTCGTTCGCCAGGTTGAATCGGCTGCCCGGGAACTCCCGGACCTTGAATCCCTGACGGCGGCATCCGGTGCCGGAGCCCAGAGCGACTTTTTCACCACGTCAAGCCAGGCCACGGATCAGGGAAGAGTCACCGTGGATCTCCTGGATCGAAAGGACCGGAAACAGAATTCATTCCGAACACTGGAGCTGATGCGCGAGAGGCTGAAGGAGATCCCGGGAGCGGAATTCAAAGTCGAGTCCGAGCAGCACGGGCCTCCTACAGGCCCTCCCATCAATGTAGAGATAAGCGGCGAAGATTACGAACTTCTCGGTTCCTTCGCACAGGAAATCCGGGATATTCTGTCCACAGTCAAGGGTGTGGAGGACATCCGGGATGACTACGATTCCGGGCGTCCTGAAATCCGGGTCCGAGTCCTGCGAGATAAAGCTGCCATGCTGGATCTGAAAACACGCGATATCGCCTCAACAATCCGAACCGCCATCCATGGTACGGACGCAGGAGAATTCAGAGTCGGTACCGATGAGTACGACATTACGGTGATGTGGGATGAATCGTTCCGAAAGGGCGTTCAATATCTGGACGGATTGATCATTCACCATGAGGGCAAGGAAATTCCGCTTTCCAATGTCGCGGTCCTGGAACGGACCACAGGCCTCGTTGGAATCCGTCATAAGAATACAAAACGCGTTGTGACAATCTCTGCGGATGTGGCCGGACGATCTCATTACGCCGGATTGAAGGATGCACAGACGGCCATTGCATCCGGGCTCTCTCTCCCGGCAGGATATGTCATCTCCTACACAGGCGAAAATGAAGAGCAGGAAAAGACTCAGGTCTTCATTTCCAAGGCGTTACTGTACGCGCTGATCCTCATCTCCCTGATCCTCATCACCGAGTTCAACTCCGCAGCCCTTCCTCTCATCATTTTGACGTCCGTCATCATGTCTATGGCAGGGGTTCTCTGGGGGCTGATTCTCACCGGGCACCCCTTTGGCATCCTCATGACGGGAATCGGGATCATCTCCCTCGCAGGGGTTGTTGTGAATAACGCCATCGTTTTATTGGACTACGCGGAACAGCTCCTTTTGCGAGGGTTATCTCTCCGCGAAGCCGTTCTCACGGCTTCCACAAGGCGTCTCAGACCGGTCCTTTTGACCGCAATTACGACAATCCTGGGATTGATCCCTCTGTCCACCGGATTGTCCTTTGATTTTCACACCTTCACTCCCGACATCGGTGGAGAGGGCAGCCAGTGGTGGGGACCGATGGGCATGGCCGTTATCTTTGGTTTACTCTTTGCCACAGCCCTGACCTTAATCATGGTTCCCAGCCTTTACTTCATCATCAAGAAGAGAGCCATCGAAACACGGAAAGAATCAGAGGATCTTTAA
- a CDS encoding M48 family metalloprotease, protein MWEIIRANQRRSVILVVVMAAFLFLTGYAVGEVLHPGMGVGGLVAAFFIWMILALVSYTAGDTIFLGLSGARKITKADHPVLYNVTEEMALAAGLPRVPDIYIVDDPAPNAFATGRKPETASIAVTAGLLELLSRDELQGVIAHEIGHIRNRDVLYMMFVGIMMGTIVMLADFSVRMLIWGGGGRRTSSRGNSGQLQAIILVVALVLVVLSPIIAQLIYFSLSRRREYLADASSVQFTRYPSGLAGALEKISKTSKKLRSATRATAPMYIVNPLKVSARGLSDLTSTHPPISKRIQILKSLASNPVLADYDEAFRKVTGRAVGLVPFSAIQEDKEPKKVAPTESKVQGPVEKHREVTDLLWRLNGFIFIACACGTNLKVPPVYSGKTITCPHCGATHRVDEADGEKIPAASPA, encoded by the coding sequence ATGTGGGAAATTATTCGAGCCAACCAGCGCCGATCGGTCATTCTCGTTGTCGTCATGGCGGCTTTTCTCTTCCTTACGGGGTACGCCGTGGGAGAAGTCCTTCACCCGGGAATGGGTGTGGGAGGGCTGGTTGCGGCCTTTTTCATCTGGATGATCCTCGCCCTGGTAAGCTATACGGCCGGGGATACCATCTTTCTGGGGCTGTCGGGCGCTCGGAAAATCACGAAGGCGGATCACCCTGTTCTCTATAATGTAACAGAGGAGATGGCCCTGGCGGCCGGTTTGCCCAGAGTTCCCGACATTTACATCGTGGACGACCCGGCACCCAATGCCTTTGCCACGGGGCGAAAGCCTGAAACGGCATCGATCGCCGTAACCGCCGGCCTCCTTGAATTGCTGAGCCGGGACGAACTTCAGGGTGTGATCGCCCACGAGATCGGCCATATCCGCAACCGGGATGTCCTGTACATGATGTTTGTGGGAATCATGATGGGAACGATTGTCATGCTGGCGGACTTCTCCGTCCGGATGCTGATCTGGGGAGGCGGGGGAAGACGTACGTCCTCCCGGGGGAACAGCGGACAGCTGCAGGCCATCATCCTCGTTGTGGCCCTGGTCCTTGTGGTTCTCTCTCCCATTATTGCTCAGCTGATCTATTTTTCCTTAAGCCGCCGCAGGGAATACCTTGCAGACGCTTCCTCCGTTCAGTTCACGCGATACCCGTCCGGTCTGGCGGGAGCTCTGGAAAAGATATCGAAAACATCGAAGAAGCTGCGGTCCGCCACCCGGGCCACGGCACCGATGTACATTGTCAATCCTCTCAAGGTATCTGCCCGGGGCCTTTCCGACCTTACCAGCACCCATCCTCCCATTTCCAAACGCATTCAGATCCTGAAATCCCTTGCAAGCAACCCGGTCCTCGCCGATTACGACGAAGCCTTTCGAAAGGTTACGGGAAGGGCTGTTGGCCTTGTGCCCTTTTCGGCAATTCAGGAAGATAAGGAACCGAAGAAAGTCGCTCCCACGGAATCGAAGGTTCAGGGACCGGTGGAAAAGCACCGGGAGGTGACCGATCTCCTCTGGCGCTTGAACGGCTTCATCTTCATTGCCTGTGCCTGCGGAACGAATCTTAAGGTGCCACCCGTCTACAGCGGAAAAACGATTACCTGCCCCCATTGTGGTGCCACACATCGGGTGGATGAGGCAGACGGGGAAAAGATTCCAGCCGCATCGCCGGCGTGA
- a CDS encoding uridine kinase has protein sequence MNRPLLIGIAGPSCSGKTSLARNLCSALLPRGRTLLFSLDAYYHDLRHLPSGAIQRHNFDSPDSLDHPLLVDHLAKLKEGKAVRRPIYRYGEHKRVGQETVHPGDFVVVEGLYALYWEEVRALYSLKIYLDLSEESALKRRLNRDHRERGATEEFTRFQFHHHVMPWYWSHIHPTRDFADLILSGEEPIGTLIPRVLSALPAVIPGETPGE, from the coding sequence ATGAACCGCCCCCTCCTTATCGGGATTGCCGGTCCTTCATGTTCAGGAAAGACATCCCTGGCCAGAAATCTATGTTCCGCACTCCTTCCCCGCGGGAGGACGCTCCTCTTTTCCCTGGACGCCTATTACCATGATTTACGACATCTACCATCCGGAGCGATTCAGAGGCACAACTTTGATTCACCGGATTCTCTGGATCATCCGCTTCTGGTTGATCATCTGGCAAAGCTCAAAGAGGGAAAGGCGGTTCGGAGGCCGATCTATCGATATGGAGAACATAAACGGGTGGGACAGGAGACGGTCCACCCGGGAGATTTTGTTGTGGTCGAAGGTCTCTATGCCCTTTACTGGGAAGAGGTCCGTGCGTTGTATTCTCTGAAAATCTATCTTGATCTTTCTGAAGAATCGGCCTTAAAAAGGCGGTTGAACCGGGATCACCGTGAGCGCGGGGCCACGGAAGAATTCACGCGTTTTCAATTCCACCACCATGTGATGCCATGGTACTGGAGCCACATACATCCAACACGAGACTTTGCGGATCTGATCCTTTCGGGGGAAGAACCCATCGGAACATTGATTCCCAGGGTTCTTTCGGCTCTCCCTGCCGTAATCCCCGGGGAAACGCCCGGCGAATAA